A region from the Hyalangium gracile genome encodes:
- a CDS encoding AAA family ATPase, which translates to MLRSIDLTNFKSFEFLVRVEFSPLTVLVGANASGKSNLLDAIRLVQGLGLGFSLTDTLQGRVEAGREIWRGIRGGISEVIRRGQDRAEIDTDWYLQGQVVSHSLGFTVKPEPRIDGEAFTHLIGAADSGQWKQARSFGFDEEQAMGRGSNQSLFSDLEKLLKQRPEFEGARMALALRQALQRLVVLELKPDRMRDYSPRHAREMGAEGEHLSSAIWVRSRTEDERLEWVDWLSELCAPEITDIDFIETELGDVMLVLVEKDGTRTSVRALSDGTLRFLGTLTALKTAPPGSIFLIEELEQGLHPQRIHLLIEFLEMVTKERGIQVIATTHSPQVLQALSSEGLNHAVLCARSREDGGTVLRRFQDIPHFKEVIAKSGIDHLFTTGWLERAL; encoded by the coding sequence ATGCTGCGCTCGATCGATCTGACCAACTTCAAGAGCTTCGAATTCCTTGTGCGGGTCGAGTTCTCGCCATTGACGGTGCTCGTGGGAGCGAACGCATCGGGCAAGAGCAACCTGCTCGATGCCATCCGGCTGGTGCAGGGGCTGGGCCTGGGCTTCTCCCTGACGGATACCCTCCAGGGTCGCGTTGAGGCGGGACGCGAAATATGGAGGGGAATTCGCGGCGGAATCTCGGAGGTCATCCGGCGCGGCCAGGACAGAGCCGAGATCGATACGGATTGGTACCTTCAAGGACAGGTGGTGAGTCACTCCTTGGGATTTACGGTGAAGCCTGAGCCCCGGATAGACGGCGAAGCCTTCACTCATCTCATTGGCGCCGCGGATTCCGGGCAATGGAAGCAGGCACGAAGCTTTGGGTTCGACGAGGAGCAGGCGATGGGGCGTGGGAGCAACCAAAGCCTCTTCTCCGATTTGGAGAAGCTCCTCAAGCAACGACCTGAGTTTGAAGGAGCGCGCATGGCACTTGCGCTCAGGCAGGCACTCCAGCGGCTGGTCGTGCTCGAACTGAAGCCAGATCGCATGCGGGACTACTCGCCCAGACATGCTCGGGAGATGGGAGCGGAGGGTGAACACTTGTCCTCGGCGATCTGGGTGCGCAGCAGAACCGAGGATGAGCGCTTGGAGTGGGTGGACTGGCTCTCCGAACTCTGTGCTCCAGAAATCACGGATATCGACTTCATCGAGACCGAGCTCGGCGATGTGATGCTCGTTCTCGTGGAGAAGGACGGCACACGTACCTCCGTGCGCGCTCTCTCGGATGGAACGCTGCGCTTTCTAGGGACGCTGACCGCGCTGAAGACGGCCCCGCCTGGAAGCATCTTTCTCATCGAGGAGCTCGAGCAGGGACTGCACCCTCAGCGCATCCACCTGCTCATCGAGTTCCTGGAGATGGTGACCAAGGAGCGCGGCATCCAGGTGATTGCCACGACCCATTCCCCCCAGGTCCTTCAGGCCCTTTCGTCCGAAGGTCTGAACCACGCCGTGCTGTGCGCTCGTTCTCGGGAGGACGGTGGCACCGTGCTGCGACGCTTCCAGGACATCCCTCACTTCAAGGAGGTCATCGCGAAGTCGGGCATCGACCACCTGTTCACCACCGGCTGGCTGGAGCGCGCGTTGTGA
- a CDS encoding GAF domain-containing protein, whose amino-acid sequence MRIPLQPPAPQQAGVGSPAGGEPRFDPLLDSITDGLVSVDRDWRISYLNAVAERLAGRPRDALLGKDIWAELPELERTPFGPAFRKAMDSGERTTLKDYYPPTDSWFEVRVFPSSAGLVLILRDITDMRQAEVERLRLLAAERAAREAAEHTADRLAHLQELTAQLSAARNPEEVMSVAVEHIMAAVGANMATVGLPVEGQHVLRTVAYNGWSRQLYRDFQLMPLDAPLPLPYSYNTGQAEWLESPEALAARYPNLLHVMLEQTPARSVASMPMVVEGKIIGVLALCFPEPRAFSGEDREFLLALARHCALAMERSRLMAEVEAQRARLEELVMRAPAMMFVTRGPEHHFVLCNPRQRQLLAGRDPTGLTVRQAMPELQGQGLFEVMDRVYATGEAYVGKEFPVRVGGQHGDVPVAETYFDFVYQPLRDAEGQVEGIASFAFEVTDQVLARRTVEELLRDMARSEERFRAFLTSTSEIIWDMPPEGVFDSDQPGWRAFTGQSREELLGWGWLQAVHPEDRESMERAWRQAVVAATPFQGEMRLRRHDGVYRHMQVRAVPVLEPDGSVREWVGNDRDITRQREDEAERARLLQREQHHRAQLQGLAEASLTIGQAASLDGVLQLITEQARALIGAHQAVTSLTVGEDWAQAINTVSLSEKYAAWRGYAAQSDGSGIYAEVCQTNRPARLTQAELEAHPGWRGFGAHAAEHPPLRGWLAVPLVGRNGRNLGLIQLSDRHEGEFTSEDEAILLQLARLAAVAIENARLIAESQAANRAKDEFLAVMSHELRTPLTAVLGWTQMLRNRKDDAAVREKGLEVIERNARSLAQLIEDVLDVSRILTGKLTLHRKAVELTAVVQAAVEVVRPRAEQKNVTVSVEVAAGAGQVMGDPGRLQQVFWNLLVNAVKFTPAGGHVEVRVERGESEWRVRVKDTGQGIRAEALPHLFERFWQADGSSTREHGGLGLGLAIVRHLVELHGGEVEAESGGLGQGSTFTVRLPVPALLPEPERPAGSAESPERAARLDGVRVLLVEDAPDARELITLLLRERGAEVCAAGNGREAMESLATVLPDVLVSDIGLPGEDGHALLKRVREWAEARDEWIPAIALTAYAGAEDARRAYRAGFQVHMAKPLEAEALVESVARLAARDDDKAPGLADATGTPGTG is encoded by the coding sequence ATGAGGATCCCGCTCCAGCCCCCAGCACCGCAGCAGGCCGGCGTCGGCTCCCCGGCGGGCGGCGAGCCTCGGTTTGATCCGCTGCTGGACAGCATCACCGATGGCCTGGTCTCGGTGGACCGCGACTGGCGCATCAGCTACCTCAACGCCGTCGCCGAGCGCCTGGCAGGCCGCCCGCGAGATGCGCTGCTGGGCAAGGACATCTGGGCGGAGCTGCCCGAGCTCGAGCGCACTCCCTTCGGTCCGGCCTTCCGCAAGGCGATGGACTCCGGCGAGCGCACCACGCTCAAGGACTACTACCCGCCCACGGACTCGTGGTTCGAGGTGCGCGTCTTCCCCTCGAGCGCGGGGCTGGTGCTCATCCTCCGGGACATCACCGACATGCGTCAGGCGGAGGTGGAGCGGCTGCGGCTGCTGGCCGCCGAGCGCGCCGCCCGCGAGGCCGCCGAGCACACGGCCGACCGGCTCGCGCACCTGCAGGAGCTCACCGCGCAGCTGTCCGCGGCCCGCAACCCGGAAGAGGTGATGTCCGTGGCCGTGGAGCACATCATGGCCGCGGTGGGCGCCAACATGGCCACGGTGGGGCTGCCCGTCGAGGGCCAGCACGTGCTGCGCACGGTGGCCTACAACGGCTGGTCCCGCCAGCTCTACCGGGACTTCCAGCTCATGCCGCTGGATGCGCCGCTGCCGCTGCCCTACTCGTACAACACGGGGCAGGCCGAGTGGCTCGAGTCCCCCGAGGCCCTGGCGGCGCGCTACCCCAACCTGCTGCACGTCATGCTGGAGCAGACGCCGGCGCGCTCGGTGGCGAGCATGCCCATGGTGGTGGAGGGGAAGATCATCGGCGTGCTGGCGCTGTGCTTCCCCGAGCCGCGCGCCTTCTCGGGCGAGGACCGGGAGTTCCTCCTGGCGCTGGCGCGGCACTGCGCGCTGGCGATGGAGCGCTCGCGGCTGATGGCGGAGGTGGAGGCGCAGCGCGCGCGGCTGGAGGAGCTGGTGATGCGCGCCCCGGCGATGATGTTCGTCACCCGGGGCCCCGAGCACCACTTCGTCCTGTGCAACCCGCGCCAGCGCCAGCTGTTGGCCGGCAGGGACCCCACGGGGCTCACCGTGCGCCAGGCCATGCCGGAGCTTCAGGGGCAGGGGCTCTTCGAGGTGATGGACAGGGTGTACGCCACCGGCGAGGCCTACGTCGGCAAGGAGTTCCCGGTGCGCGTGGGCGGGCAGCACGGGGACGTGCCGGTGGCGGAGACGTACTTCGACTTCGTGTACCAGCCGCTGCGCGACGCCGAGGGGCAGGTGGAGGGCATCGCCTCGTTCGCCTTCGAGGTGACGGACCAGGTGCTGGCGCGGCGCACCGTGGAGGAGCTGCTGCGGGACATGGCGCGCAGCGAGGAGCGCTTCCGCGCCTTCCTCACCTCCACCTCGGAGATCATCTGGGACATGCCGCCGGAGGGCGTGTTCGACTCGGATCAGCCGGGGTGGCGGGCCTTCACGGGGCAGTCGCGCGAGGAGCTGCTGGGCTGGGGCTGGCTGCAGGCGGTGCACCCGGAGGACCGGGAGTCCATGGAGCGCGCGTGGCGCCAGGCGGTGGTGGCGGCCACACCCTTCCAGGGCGAGATGCGGCTGCGGCGGCATGACGGGGTGTACCGGCACATGCAGGTGCGGGCGGTGCCGGTGCTGGAGCCGGACGGCTCGGTGCGCGAGTGGGTGGGCAACGATCGCGACATCACCCGCCAGCGCGAGGACGAGGCGGAGCGCGCGCGGCTGCTGCAGCGCGAGCAGCACCACCGGGCGCAGCTGCAGGGGCTGGCGGAGGCCTCGCTGACGATTGGCCAGGCGGCGTCGCTGGATGGGGTGCTCCAGCTCATCACCGAGCAGGCGCGGGCGCTCATCGGCGCGCACCAGGCCGTCACCAGCCTGACGGTGGGCGAGGACTGGGCGCAGGCCATCAACACCGTGTCGCTGTCGGAGAAGTACGCGGCGTGGCGCGGGTACGCGGCGCAGTCGGATGGCAGCGGCATCTACGCGGAGGTATGCCAGACCAACCGTCCGGCGCGGCTGACGCAGGCGGAGCTGGAGGCGCACCCGGGGTGGCGGGGCTTCGGGGCGCACGCGGCCGAGCACCCGCCCCTGCGAGGCTGGCTGGCGGTGCCGCTGGTGGGGCGCAACGGGCGCAACCTGGGGCTCATCCAGCTGTCGGATCGCCACGAGGGGGAGTTCACCTCCGAGGACGAGGCCATCCTGCTGCAGCTGGCGCGGCTGGCGGCGGTGGCCATCGAGAACGCGCGGCTGATCGCCGAGTCGCAGGCGGCCAACCGGGCGAAGGACGAGTTTTTGGCGGTGATGAGCCACGAGCTGCGCACGCCGCTGACGGCGGTGCTGGGCTGGACGCAGATGCTGCGCAACCGGAAGGACGACGCGGCGGTGCGGGAGAAGGGCCTGGAAGTCATCGAGCGCAACGCGCGCTCGCTGGCGCAGCTCATCGAGGACGTGCTGGACGTGTCGCGCATCCTCACGGGGAAGCTGACGCTGCACCGCAAGGCGGTGGAGCTGACGGCGGTGGTGCAGGCGGCGGTGGAGGTGGTGCGGCCGCGGGCCGAGCAGAAGAACGTGACGGTGTCGGTGGAGGTGGCGGCGGGAGCGGGGCAGGTGATGGGGGACCCCGGGCGGCTGCAGCAGGTGTTCTGGAACCTGCTGGTGAACGCGGTGAAGTTCACGCCGGCGGGGGGGCATGTGGAGGTGCGGGTGGAGCGCGGGGAGTCGGAGTGGCGGGTGCGGGTGAAGGACACGGGGCAGGGCATCCGGGCGGAGGCGCTGCCGCACCTGTTCGAGCGCTTCTGGCAGGCGGACGGCAGCAGCACGCGGGAGCACGGCGGGCTGGGGCTGGGGCTGGCCATCGTGCGTCACCTGGTGGAGCTGCACGGGGGTGAGGTGGAGGCGGAGAGCGGCGGGCTGGGGCAGGGCTCCACCTTCACGGTGCGGCTGCCGGTGCCGGCGCTGCTGCCGGAGCCGGAGCGGCCGGCGGGCTCGGCGGAGAGCCCGGAGCGCGCGGCGCGGCTGGACGGGGTGCGGGTGCTGCTGGTGGAGGACGCGCCGGACGCGCGGGAGCTGATCACGCTGCTGTTGCGCGAGCGGGGCGCGGAGGTGTGCGCGGCGGGCAACGGGCGCGAGGCGATGGAGAGCCTGGCGACGGTGCTGCCGGACGTGCTCGTCTCGGACATCGGGCTGCCGGGGGAGGACGGGCACGCGCTGCTCAAGCGGGTGCGAGAGTGGGCGGAGGCGCGGGACGAGTGGATCCCCGCCATTGCGCTCACGGCGTACGCGGGAGCGGAGGACGCGCGCCGGGCCTACCGGGCTGGCTTCCAGGTGCACATGGCCAAGCCGCTGGAGGCCGAGGCGCTGGTGGAGTCCGTGGCGCGGCTGGCGGCGCGGGACGACGACAAGGCGCCGGGCCTCGCCGACGCGACGGGAACTCCCGGGACGGGGTGA
- a CDS encoding nuclear transport factor 2 family protein produces the protein MAMERAQRFVDALAKLEESGELEALVSLFGDDAQVSNAASSRVFSGQDGARQFWTEYKGMLAQVRSTFRNMIESADRVALEWETQGTAHNGAAVNYEGVSIIEWDGDRIRRFYAYFDPGLLGREIAHGTAQRSEPPATTPA, from the coding sequence ATGGCGATGGAGCGAGCGCAGCGGTTCGTGGATGCACTGGCGAAGCTGGAGGAGAGCGGGGAGCTGGAGGCCCTGGTGTCGCTCTTTGGAGACGACGCGCAGGTGAGCAACGCGGCCTCCTCTCGCGTGTTCTCGGGGCAGGACGGGGCTCGCCAGTTCTGGACGGAGTACAAGGGAATGCTGGCCCAGGTGCGCTCCACCTTCCGCAACATGATCGAGTCGGCGGACCGGGTGGCGCTGGAGTGGGAGACGCAGGGCACGGCGCACAACGGCGCGGCGGTGAACTACGAGGGCGTCTCGATCATCGAGTGGGACGGCGATCGCATCCGCCGCTTCTACGCGTACTTCGATCCAGGGCTGCTGGGGCGGGAGATTGCCCACGGGACGGCGCAGCGCTCGGAGCCCCCGGCCACCACTCCGGCCTGA
- a CDS encoding type II toxin-antitoxin system RelE/ParE family toxin, with amino-acid sequence MSRRKSGSVTTRPLEVRWTERALKDLRAIGDYIARDSPEAAERWVATLLAAAEAAAATPMAGRRVPELRRDDVREVFRKSYRIVYRLREHTLEVLTVFEGHRLFRRDTVPEEP; translated from the coding sequence GTGAGTCGCCGCAAGTCAGGTTCCGTCACGACTCGACCGCTCGAAGTACGGTGGACGGAACGCGCACTGAAGGATCTGCGCGCCATTGGCGACTACATCGCCCGGGACTCTCCCGAGGCCGCGGAGCGCTGGGTCGCGACGCTGCTCGCCGCCGCCGAAGCCGCCGCAGCTACTCCGATGGCCGGGCGCAGGGTGCCGGAGCTCCGGCGTGACGACGTGCGTGAAGTCTTCAGAAAGTCCTATCGGATCGTCTATCGGTTGCGGGAACACACCCTGGAGGTGCTCACCGTCTTCGAGGGTCACCGCCTCTTTCGGCGAGACACCGTCCCCGAGGAGCCCTGA
- a CDS encoding type II toxin-antitoxin system Phd/YefM family antitoxin gives MRVSESIVPVSDFKAQASEWLRRVGESGQPLVITQHGKPAGVLLSPQAFDELMAQAHFVASVEEGLADAEAGRLHSHSEVVAEMKRRFRGPSSK, from the coding sequence TTGCGTGTTTCCGAGAGCATCGTGCCGGTCAGCGACTTCAAGGCTCAGGCCTCCGAGTGGCTGCGGCGCGTCGGAGAGTCCGGCCAGCCACTCGTCATCACCCAGCACGGCAAGCCGGCGGGCGTGCTGCTCTCACCCCAGGCGTTCGATGAACTCATGGCGCAGGCGCACTTCGTTGCCTCCGTCGAAGAGGGACTGGCGGACGCCGAGGCAGGACGACTGCACTCCCACTCCGAGGTCGTCGCCGAAATGAAGCGTCGCTTCCGTGGGCCTTCATCGAAGTGA
- a CDS encoding cytochrome c oxidase subunit 3 → MTPVDTSAPAAREDEGTAWFGLVVGLSAWAMFFAALAFSVGYLRMREPWPLGGMPALPRILPAVAVLLLGASAVLLHLGGRAARATLPTVGALVALVGSLAVQGFVMSALWSAGLKLPEGGAYASAVYGLGGVHGAHVVAGVLGLVRELVRGARGTDVRGAVRLWTLYAVFLAVTGLILFAAVYLP, encoded by the coding sequence GTGACGCCCGTGGACACTTCGGCTCCCGCCGCGCGCGAGGACGAGGGGACGGCCTGGTTCGGCCTGGTGGTGGGGCTGAGCGCGTGGGCGATGTTCTTCGCGGCGCTGGCCTTCTCGGTGGGCTACCTGCGGATGCGCGAGCCGTGGCCGCTCGGAGGGATGCCGGCACTGCCGAGGATTCTTCCGGCGGTGGCGGTGCTGCTGCTCGGAGCCTCCGCGGTGCTGCTGCACCTGGGCGGACGCGCGGCGCGGGCGACGCTCCCGACGGTGGGCGCGCTGGTGGCGCTGGTGGGCTCGCTGGCGGTGCAGGGTTTTGTCATGAGCGCGCTGTGGAGCGCGGGGCTGAAGCTGCCCGAGGGTGGCGCATATGCCTCGGCGGTGTACGGGCTGGGCGGGGTGCACGGCGCGCACGTGGTGGCGGGGGTGCTGGGGCTGGTGCGCGAGCTGGTGCGCGGCGCGCGAGGCACGGACGTGCGCGGGGCCGTGCGACTGTGGACGCTGTATGCCGTGTTCCTGGCGGTGACGGGCCTCATCCTCTTCGCGGCGGTGTACCTGCCATGA
- a CDS encoding glucosaminidase domain-containing protein, producing the protein MKTYSVRSGDTLSALAKKFGTTVSALAKSNNISNPNRINVGQKLTIPDTFEQPGKPTTKPSGKPNSSGGSTPSAPTSSGGPATDSAGRQYPTSGDGTPIFKQGDAAWGGRTLGSSSSLSAAGCAMTSTAMAISKISGKTINPGQLDQFLDKNGGYSGNALVWDKAAQAAGLHASKPGWSMDTINKQIDAGRPVVVGVDYKSGSGGGSNGTDHWITVTGRGQEGGKPVYYANDPATGKQITLRQEGNRLVGGPSGYKTTGELVTFSGGNPPRPGTTPSAPTPSQGTGGTPSTTPPKGGTSLKGTKLPAGDLEKGARGPEVEQLQKALVKLGHMTQKEMSTGPGIFGPRTESALKEFQAAHGVDAIGRYGPKTRAAFEKLGAKIDGGSSGPTGPGPSTPTGPIGDLPKTGNAFIDKVAADAIKSQRQTGVPASVTLAQAMLESGSGKSGLATKGNNFFGIKGEGPAGHVTMPTKEFLNGKWVTVNANFRKYNTPAESFADHGKFLRDNKRYANAFKHTNNAEQFAREIHKAGYATDPAYSDKLISIINRYGLERFDQIGRQ; encoded by the coding sequence TTGAAGACCTATTCCGTTCGTAGCGGCGACACCTTGAGCGCCCTGGCGAAGAAGTTCGGCACCACCGTGTCCGCGCTCGCCAAGAGCAACAACATCTCCAACCCCAACCGCATCAACGTCGGCCAGAAGCTCACCATCCCCGACACCTTCGAGCAGCCCGGCAAGCCGACGACGAAGCCCTCCGGCAAGCCGAACAGCTCGGGCGGCTCCACCCCCAGCGCCCCCACCAGCTCGGGTGGCCCCGCGACGGACAGCGCCGGTCGCCAGTACCCCACCTCCGGAGACGGGACGCCCATCTTCAAGCAGGGTGACGCCGCCTGGGGCGGACGCACGCTGGGCAGCAGCTCCAGCCTCTCCGCGGCCGGCTGCGCCATGACGTCCACCGCCATGGCCATCAGCAAGATCTCCGGCAAGACGATCAACCCCGGCCAGCTCGACCAGTTCCTGGACAAGAACGGCGGCTACTCCGGCAACGCCCTCGTGTGGGACAAGGCGGCCCAGGCCGCGGGCCTCCACGCCAGCAAGCCCGGCTGGAGCATGGACACCATCAACAAGCAGATCGACGCGGGCCGCCCGGTGGTGGTGGGCGTGGACTACAAGTCCGGCAGCGGCGGCGGCTCCAACGGCACCGACCACTGGATCACCGTCACCGGCCGAGGCCAGGAGGGCGGCAAGCCCGTCTACTACGCCAATGATCCGGCCACCGGAAAGCAGATCACCCTGCGCCAGGAGGGCAACCGGCTCGTGGGCGGCCCCAGCGGCTACAAGACGACGGGCGAGCTGGTGACGTTCTCCGGCGGCAACCCGCCGCGCCCCGGCACGACGCCGTCCGCCCCCACGCCCAGCCAGGGCACCGGCGGCACGCCGAGCACCACCCCGCCCAAGGGCGGCACGTCCCTGAAGGGCACGAAGCTGCCGGCGGGTGACCTGGAGAAGGGCGCTCGCGGCCCCGAGGTGGAGCAGCTGCAGAAGGCGCTGGTGAAGCTGGGCCACATGACGCAGAAGGAGATGAGCACCGGCCCGGGCATCTTCGGCCCGAGGACGGAGTCGGCGCTCAAGGAGTTCCAGGCGGCGCACGGCGTGGACGCCATCGGCCGCTACGGCCCGAAGACGCGCGCGGCCTTCGAGAAGCTCGGCGCGAAGATCGACGGCGGCTCGAGCGGCCCCACCGGCCCCGGCCCCTCCACCCCCACCGGCCCGATCGGCGATCTGCCCAAGACGGGCAACGCCTTCATCGACAAGGTCGCCGCCGACGCCATCAAGAGCCAGCGGCAGACGGGCGTGCCCGCCTCCGTGACGCTGGCGCAGGCGATGCTGGAGAGCGGCTCGGGCAAGTCGGGCCTGGCCACCAAGGGCAACAACTTCTTCGGCATCAAGGGTGAGGGCCCCGCCGGCCACGTCACCATGCCCACCAAGGAGTTCCTCAACGGCAAGTGGGTGACGGTGAACGCCAACTTCCGCAAGTACAACACCCCGGCCGAGTCCTTCGCGGACCACGGCAAGTTCCTGCGCGACAACAAGCGCTACGCCAACGCGTTCAAGCACACCAATAACGCGGAGCAGTTCGCCCGGGAGATCCACAAGGCCGGCTACGCCACGGATCCGGCGTACTCCGACAAGCTCATCTCCATCATCAACCGGTACGGGCTGGAGCGCTTCGACCAGATCGGCCGCCAGTAG
- the thiD gene encoding bifunctional hydroxymethylpyrimidine kinase/phosphomethylpyrimidine kinase, translating to MQSPRYVATALTIAGSDSGGGAGIQADLRTFAFHRVHGTSALTAITAQNTLGVTRVDVLPPAAVSAQIEAVASDIGVSAVKTGMLSNRDIIIAVAEQVRRLKLSPLVVDPVMVSRAGSRLIDDKAIGALRELLLPLATIATPNRHEAQLLAGLELNTLEDMCEAARRIQRLGPKAVLVKGGAMSGALRGTDVWFDGQRLETLSVEPIDTRNTHGTGCTLSAAIAAHLALGREPIEATRRAKDYVTAALHHPLALGKGNGPFSHFFALREP from the coding sequence ATGCAATCTCCCAGGTACGTGGCGACCGCGCTCACCATCGCGGGCTCGGACAGCGGCGGCGGTGCCGGCATCCAGGCCGATCTGCGCACCTTCGCCTTCCACCGCGTCCACGGCACCAGCGCGCTCACGGCCATCACCGCCCAGAACACCCTGGGCGTCACCCGCGTGGACGTGTTGCCCCCCGCCGCCGTCTCCGCCCAGATCGAGGCAGTGGCCTCGGACATCGGCGTCAGCGCCGTGAAGACGGGCATGCTCTCCAACCGGGACATCATCATCGCCGTCGCCGAGCAGGTGCGCCGCCTCAAGCTCTCCCCGCTCGTGGTCGATCCCGTCATGGTGTCCCGCGCCGGCTCGCGGCTCATCGACGACAAGGCCATCGGCGCCCTGCGCGAGCTGCTCCTGCCGCTGGCCACCATCGCCACGCCCAACCGCCACGAGGCCCAGCTCCTGGCGGGCCTGGAGCTCAACACGCTCGAGGACATGTGCGAGGCCGCGCGCCGCATCCAGCGGCTCGGGCCCAAGGCCGTGCTCGTCAAGGGAGGCGCCATGTCCGGCGCCCTGCGCGGCACCGACGTCTGGTTCGATGGCCAGCGCCTCGAGACGCTCAGCGTCGAGCCCATCGACACCCGCAACACCCACGGCACCGGCTGCACCCTGTCGGCCGCCATCGCCGCGCACCTGGCGCTCGGCCGCGAGCCCATCGAGGCCACCCGCCGCGCCAAGGACTACGTCACCGCCGCCCTGCACCACCCGCTGGCGCTCGGTAAGGGCAACGGTCCCTTCAGTCACTTCTTCGCCCTGCGCGAGCCGTAG
- a CDS encoding c-type cytochrome: protein MNARRALLTVFSVLAAAGAGCTQAPKLEPLKLADGRTIPAETLERGRDVYTYYCVSCHGERGDGQGPSAVGMRPPPRSFRQGLYKFGGVAAGELPTDEALKRTVRRGLHGTPMQPWGVPEPDLEAVVQYLKTFSPRWQQEAPGQPLEVSADPWKGREAEAVARGKAVYHVAGKGHAGCSGCHISYVSRSELEALTEQVTGRKVDLSKADPYTQLARDSDYAVAVDAKGEVAQTAKVLPPDFLIHRPRTVWPLGTKVDGAEYTPERQREDLYRVIAGGVGGAAMPTWKGAIPEENLWALVHYVQTLVAQRDTPEGRALKELLLRPAK, encoded by the coding sequence ATGAACGCGAGACGCGCGCTGCTGACGGTGTTCTCGGTGCTCGCGGCGGCCGGAGCGGGCTGCACGCAGGCGCCGAAGCTCGAGCCGCTGAAGCTGGCCGACGGGCGGACGATTCCGGCGGAGACGCTGGAGCGCGGGCGGGACGTGTACACGTACTACTGCGTGTCCTGCCACGGCGAGCGCGGGGACGGACAGGGCCCGTCGGCGGTGGGGATGCGGCCTCCGCCGCGCAGCTTCCGGCAGGGGCTGTACAAGTTTGGCGGAGTGGCTGCGGGCGAGCTGCCCACGGACGAGGCGCTGAAGCGCACGGTGCGCCGAGGACTGCACGGCACGCCGATGCAGCCGTGGGGCGTGCCGGAGCCCGACCTCGAGGCGGTGGTGCAGTACCTGAAGACGTTCAGCCCGCGCTGGCAGCAGGAGGCGCCGGGCCAGCCGCTGGAGGTGTCGGCGGACCCATGGAAGGGCCGAGAGGCGGAGGCGGTGGCGCGGGGCAAGGCGGTGTACCACGTGGCGGGCAAGGGGCACGCGGGGTGCTCGGGGTGCCACATCTCCTATGTGTCGCGCTCGGAGCTGGAGGCGCTCACGGAGCAGGTGACGGGCCGCAAGGTGGACCTGAGCAAGGCGGATCCGTACACGCAGCTGGCGAGGGACTCGGACTACGCGGTGGCGGTGGACGCCAAGGGCGAGGTGGCGCAGACGGCGAAGGTGCTGCCGCCGGACTTCCTCATCCACCGGCCGCGCACGGTGTGGCCGCTGGGTACGAAAGTCGACGGCGCGGAGTATACGCCGGAGCGGCAGCGGGAGGACTTGTACCGCGTCATCGCCGGAGGCGTGGGCGGAGCGGCGATGCCGACGTGGAAGGGCGCCATCCCCGAGGAGAACCTGTGGGCGCTCGTGCACTACGTGCAGACGCTGGTGGCACAGCGCGACACGCCCGAGGGCCGCGCGTTGAAGGAGCTGCTGCTCCGTCCGGCGAAGTGA